In the genome of Flavobacteriales bacterium, one region contains:
- a CDS encoding PAS domain S-box protein, with translation MKTSKKSKLPPSGQKDLWLNLAFEDCEDALLLMDPKTLAVWHANGAAIRLFGYKDLTKLTRSKGIPRIGKSANEEFAKSATQEVNKKKFFKTTYGFKLPGKGKTWIMTVVNAIGKPKNRQWLIRMSNITKHIHEAESRKKEEDRWTLILKNLNETFLIIDKDCVIKDIHNPSPHFRREEVIGKKTYSFTDPAYVEPTKKHTAEIFRTGKSVSFETAVKKPDGSGKLLWYQSILIPNLISKGKMKNVISISRNITEQKEAEEARIRAEKMEEINLELQREIEERIRVEQELADSRNYIENMVNSSADAIVALDENRNITKFNRRAEEVFGYSEKEILGKHISLLSAKKPTVNHVGTELRKNKFAQFEIVGKRKNGEEFPLFISTSMLLDAKGNRLGSVTVARDVTEEKRKEKELRASEKKYRDLVENSQIIILTHDMKGVIRSVNAVAATWIGYGSEELIGKKAATFIASVYRKEFNDYLKILRKEKFARGVVRVVNQKNQEIFWSYKSSLRRNEKGYFATVYLEDITEQVHAEKQIKESLREKEVLLREVHHRVKNNLQVISSILNLQSSYVEDPKTLNILRESQNRIKSMAYIHESLYQAKNLSHINFAEYIQSLSDNLFRSYGVVGSSIEIGQQIGDVFLNLDTAIPCGLIVHELLSNSLKYAFQGKAGGKIDIKMQIQGDEAVLTVEDNGKGLPKGLEIEKTRSLGLQLVVALVEQLGGKLTWSSSPKGSRFKIVFQHQMKQTDS, from the coding sequence ATGAAGACCAGTAAGAAATCCAAGTTACCACCTTCCGGGCAGAAAGACCTGTGGCTGAACCTGGCATTTGAAGATTGCGAGGATGCACTCTTGCTGATGGACCCTAAAACATTAGCGGTCTGGCATGCCAATGGCGCAGCGATCCGGTTGTTCGGTTATAAAGATCTCACCAAATTAACCCGCAGCAAAGGCATCCCAAGGATCGGTAAATCGGCCAATGAAGAATTCGCTAAATCGGCTACCCAGGAAGTCAATAAAAAGAAATTTTTCAAAACTACCTATGGATTCAAGTTGCCTGGTAAAGGCAAAACATGGATAATGACGGTGGTGAACGCCATCGGTAAACCCAAGAACAGGCAGTGGTTGATCCGGATGAGCAACATCACCAAACACATCCATGAGGCGGAATCCAGGAAGAAGGAAGAAGACCGTTGGACGCTCATTCTGAAAAACCTGAATGAAACGTTTCTGATCATCGATAAGGATTGTGTGATCAAGGACATCCACAACCCCTCTCCTCATTTCCGGCGTGAAGAGGTGATCGGGAAAAAGACTTACAGCTTTACTGATCCCGCGTATGTTGAACCCACCAAAAAACATACGGCGGAAATCTTCAGAACAGGAAAGAGTGTGTCATTTGAAACGGCGGTCAAGAAGCCCGATGGCAGTGGCAAGTTGCTTTGGTACCAGAGCATCCTTATCCCCAATCTCATCAGCAAGGGGAAAATGAAGAATGTAATCAGTATTTCCAGGAACATCACTGAACAGAAAGAGGCGGAAGAGGCACGCATTCGTGCCGAGAAAATGGAAGAGATCAACCTGGAATTGCAACGTGAGATTGAAGAAAGAATCCGCGTTGAACAGGAACTGGCCGACTCCCGCAACTACATCGAAAACATGGTGAACAGTTCTGCAGATGCCATCGTTGCGCTGGATGAAAACCGCAATATCACCAAATTCAACAGGCGTGCAGAAGAGGTCTTCGGCTATTCTGAAAAGGAAATTCTTGGCAAACATATCAGTCTGCTGTCGGCTAAGAAACCCACCGTGAACCACGTCGGTACCGAACTGCGGAAAAATAAATTCGCACAATTCGAGATCGTGGGAAAAAGAAAAAACGGAGAAGAATTTCCGCTTTTCATCAGTACGTCGATGTTGCTTGATGCCAAAGGAAACAGACTCGGTTCGGTAACGGTCGCCAGGGATGTGACCGAAGAGAAGCGGAAGGAAAAGGAACTCAGGGCCAGCGAAAAAAAATACAGGGACCTGGTAGAAAACAGCCAGATTATCATTCTTACTCACGACATGAAAGGCGTGATCCGATCGGTGAATGCTGTGGCAGCAACATGGATCGGATATGGATCGGAAGAACTGATCGGAAAAAAAGCGGCAACTTTTATTGCCTCTGTTTACCGAAAGGAATTCAATGATTACCTGAAAATACTGAGGAAGGAAAAGTTTGCGAGGGGGGTCGTGCGGGTGGTGAACCAAAAAAACCAGGAGATTTTCTGGTCTTACAAAAGTTCACTTCGGAGAAATGAAAAGGGATATTTTGCTACCGTGTATCTCGAAGACATCACTGAGCAGGTGCATGCAGAAAAACAGATCAAGGAATCGCTCAGGGAAAAAGAAGTGCTTTTGAGAGAAGTACACCACAGGGTGAAAAACAACCTGCAGGTGATCTCATCCATACTCAACCTGCAGTCGTCCTATGTGGAAGACCCCAAAACGTTGAATATTCTCAGGGAAAGCCAGAACAGGATCAAGTCGATGGCTTATATCCACGAAAGTCTGTACCAGGCAAAGAACTTGTCGCACATCAACTTTGCCGAGTACATACAAAGTTTGTCTGATAATTTGTTTCGTTCATATGGAGTTGTTGGTAGTTCCATCGAAATAGGCCAACAGATAGGTGATGTGTTTCTAAATTTGGACACCGCCATTCCCTGTGGATTGATCGTCCATGAGTTGCTTTCAAATTCATTGAAGTACGCTTTCCAGGGCAAGGCTGGTGGCAAGATTGACATTAAAATGCAAATTCAGGGTGATGAGGCAGTCTTAACCGTAGAAGACAACGGTAAGGGACTCCCCAAAGGTTTGGAGATAGAGAAGACAAGAAGCCTTGGTTTGCAATTGGTCGTTGCCCTCGTAGAGCAGTTGGGAGGCAAACTTACCTGGAGTTCATCCCCAAAGGGCAGCCGATTCAAAATAGTATTTCAGCATCAGATGAAACAAACCGATTCCTAA
- a CDS encoding response regulator gives MAHTSILIVEDEKIVAKDIQNSLSKLGYKITDVVSSGEEAVESARDKKPDLALVDIMLKGDMDGIEAAKQMWKELDIPVIFLTAYADESTINRAKHAEPFGYIIKPFKEIDLKTTVEIALHKYSLDSTVRKERDIYSAIISNATSDSVFIKSNSRQKRVKVEDILYVEALKDYVVVNTVTERYTIHSTMKDIQKKLPLKNFVRAHRSFIVNIDKIDVIEDSNLIIGQDKKVIPIGGSYKEDLMSRLSFI, from the coding sequence ATGGCACATACCTCCATTTTAATTGTTGAAGACGAAAAGATCGTTGCAAAAGACATTCAGAACAGCCTGTCCAAACTCGGTTACAAAATAACCGACGTGGTTTCCTCCGGCGAAGAAGCGGTGGAATCTGCACGGGATAAAAAACCGGATCTGGCGCTTGTTGACATCATGTTGAAAGGAGACATGGATGGCATCGAAGCCGCCAAACAAATGTGGAAGGAGCTGGATATTCCTGTGATCTTTCTGACCGCTTATGCTGACGAAAGCACCATCAACAGGGCCAAGCATGCCGAACCTTTCGGATACATCATCAAGCCATTCAAAGAAATCGACTTGAAAACCACGGTGGAGATTGCGCTGCACAAATACTCGCTTGATTCTACTGTTCGCAAGGAACGTGATATCTATTCAGCTATCATCAGCAATGCTACTTCCGACAGCGTTTTCATCAAATCCAACTCCAGGCAGAAGCGAGTGAAAGTGGAAGACATCCTGTATGTGGAAGCATTGAAGGATTACGTGGTGGTGAACACCGTCACGGAACGATATACCATTCACTCTACCATGAAGGACATCCAGAAAAAGTTGCCGCTCAAGAATTTTGTCAGGGCGCATCGGTCCTTTATCGTGAACATCGACAAGATTGATGTCATTGAAGACTCCAACCTGATCATCGGTCAGGATAAGAAGGTGATTCCCATCGGTGGTTCCTATAAGGAAGACCTTATGAGCCGCCTGAGTTTCATTTAA
- a CDS encoding acyl carrier protein, translated as MSDVASRVKAIIVDKLGVDENEVTPEASFTNDLGADSLDTVELIMEFEKEFNIAIPDDQAEKIGTVGEAISYIEQNAK; from the coding sequence ATGTCTGACGTAGCATCTAGGGTTAAAGCTATCATTGTTGACAAACTGGGAGTAGACGAAAACGAAGTGACACCGGAAGCAAGCTTCACCAACGATCTGGGAGCAGATTCTTTGGATACGGTGGAACTGATCATGGAATTCGAAAAGGAATTCAACATTGCCATTCCCGACGATCAGGCTGAGAAGATCGGTACCGTTGGAGAGGCAATCTCCTATATCGAGCAGAACGCAAAATAA
- the rnr gene encoding ribonuclease R yields MQEKANQLEDRILEVFRSAPHRHFNYKQMAKQLGLMKAPDRKRLMGLMEKLTAKGLLQEEKRGSFSLKQKQQRLEGVIQIITSGAAFVMISDSSQDIFIKQHHIGSAMNGDTVEVKLLPKKSGKRPEGEVVNVVKRARETFVGTITVEKKSAFLIPDQARGIPDIFIHPDKLNGAKDGQKALVKITEWPDAIHGPEGEVTEVLGYPGDKTVEQHSILAEYGFPLGFEPEVENEANAIPDVITPDEISKRRDFRGVTTFTIDPVDAKDFDDALSIRQLEDGKWEVGIHIADVSHYVRPDSHLDHEAYRRGTSVYLADAVVPMLPERLSNGICSLRPNEEKLCFSAVFTLDETARIHDAWVGRTVILSDHRFTYEAAQEILEGGEGAFASELKQLDTLAKVLRKIRFSNGAIAFQSIETRFRFDDQGKPVEVYIKESKDSNQLIEEFMLLANKHVAEHVGKKLRKPFVYRTHDSPKAEKLQIFSSFISRFGYKIETNSNRALSNSLNKLMQDIKGKGEENIIEQLSIRTMEKAIYTTENIGHYGLAFAYYSHFTSPIRRYPDIMVHRLLADYDAGRKSPDVEGLESKCKHASEMERKATSAERASIKYMQVHFLADKVGQFYEGIVSGVTEWGLFVEIIANKCEGLVRLRTMDDDYYVFDEDNFCVKGSRTGKQYRLGDRVMIVVKKADLIRKQLDFELIPSEY; encoded by the coding sequence ATGCAAGAAAAAGCAAACCAATTGGAAGATCGCATCCTGGAGGTGTTTCGTTCCGCACCGCATCGCCATTTCAACTACAAGCAAATGGCCAAACAGTTGGGACTGATGAAAGCGCCCGATAGGAAAAGGCTGATGGGGTTGATGGAGAAGCTGACTGCAAAAGGTCTGTTGCAGGAAGAAAAGCGCGGTTCATTTTCACTCAAGCAAAAGCAGCAACGACTGGAAGGGGTGATTCAGATCATCACTTCGGGTGCCGCCTTTGTGATGATTTCAGATTCTTCCCAGGACATTTTCATCAAACAGCATCACATCGGGTCGGCGATGAACGGTGATACGGTGGAAGTGAAACTGCTGCCCAAAAAATCCGGTAAACGGCCCGAAGGCGAGGTGGTGAATGTGGTGAAAAGAGCGCGTGAAACGTTTGTGGGAACCATCACGGTCGAAAAAAAATCCGCCTTTCTCATACCGGATCAGGCACGGGGCATTCCTGATATCTTCATCCATCCGGACAAGTTGAACGGTGCAAAAGACGGCCAGAAAGCCCTGGTGAAGATCACCGAATGGCCCGACGCCATTCATGGTCCGGAAGGAGAAGTGACCGAAGTACTCGGCTACCCCGGTGACAAAACCGTTGAACAGCATTCGATCCTAGCAGAGTATGGTTTCCCGCTCGGCTTCGAACCGGAGGTGGAGAACGAAGCCAATGCCATACCAGATGTAATCACACCCGATGAGATTTCCAAGCGGAGGGATTTCCGCGGGGTCACCACGTTCACCATCGACCCCGTGGATGCAAAAGACTTCGACGATGCGCTTTCGATTCGACAGCTCGAGGATGGTAAATGGGAAGTGGGCATCCACATCGCCGACGTCTCTCATTATGTGCGCCCCGACAGCCATCTCGACCATGAAGCTTACCGCAGGGGTACCTCGGTGTACCTGGCCGATGCCGTGGTGCCAATGCTACCCGAACGCCTGTCGAACGGGATATGCTCGCTCAGACCCAACGAAGAAAAACTCTGTTTCTCTGCCGTATTCACGCTTGACGAAACCGCACGCATCCATGATGCGTGGGTGGGCAGAACCGTGATTTTGTCTGACCACCGTTTTACATACGAAGCGGCACAGGAGATCCTGGAAGGAGGGGAAGGCGCCTTTGCATCCGAACTGAAACAACTGGATACGCTGGCCAAAGTGCTACGCAAGATCCGGTTCTCAAATGGGGCCATCGCATTCCAAAGCATCGAAACACGGTTCCGGTTTGACGACCAGGGCAAGCCCGTGGAGGTTTACATCAAAGAATCCAAAGACAGCAACCAACTGATCGAAGAATTCATGCTGCTGGCCAACAAGCACGTGGCCGAACATGTAGGCAAAAAACTCCGGAAGCCCTTTGTGTATCGTACGCATGATTCACCGAAAGCCGAGAAACTGCAGATCTTTTCCAGTTTCATCTCCCGGTTCGGATATAAGATCGAAACCAACTCCAACCGCGCATTGTCCAATTCCCTCAACAAGCTGATGCAAGACATCAAGGGAAAAGGGGAGGAGAACATCATTGAACAACTCTCGATCCGGACCATGGAAAAGGCGATTTACACCACCGAGAACATTGGTCACTACGGACTGGCATTCGCATACTACTCCCATTTTACCAGCCCGATCCGGCGATACCCTGACATCATGGTGCACAGATTGCTGGCAGACTACGATGCCGGAAGAAAGTCTCCTGATGTGGAAGGTCTTGAAAGCAAGTGCAAACACGCATCGGAAATGGAGCGCAAGGCAACCAGCGCCGAAAGGGCTTCGATCAAATACATGCAGGTACACTTCCTGGCAGACAAAGTGGGGCAGTTCTACGAAGGAATCGTATCAGGCGTGACCGAATGGGGCCTGTTTGTGGAGATCATTGCCAACAAGTGCGAAGGACTGGTGCGCCTGCGTACGATGGATGATGACTACTACGTGTTCGACGAGGATAACTTTTGCGTGAAAGGCAGTCGCACCGGCAAACAGTACAGACTGGGTGATCGCGTAATGATTGTGGTGAAAAAAGCGGACCTGATCCGAAAACAACTCGATTTCGAACTGATCCCTTCCGAATATTAA
- the rpiB gene encoding ribose 5-phosphate isomerase B — translation MKVAIGSDHAGFKLKQYLVDVLKSKGMEILDVGPFSEERVDYPDFAHPVAEAVESGKVDMGLIMCGSGNGINMAANKHAGIRSALCWNPEIAKLAREHNDANVLALPARFLTEEQAREILEAFLAARFEGGRHEERIRKIPLHS, via the coding sequence GTGAAAGTTGCGATAGGAAGTGATCATGCCGGCTTCAAACTGAAGCAGTATCTGGTGGATGTATTGAAAAGCAAAGGCATGGAGATCCTGGATGTGGGTCCCTTTTCAGAAGAACGTGTAGATTATCCTGATTTCGCTCACCCGGTGGCGGAAGCAGTGGAATCCGGAAAAGTAGACATGGGTCTGATCATGTGTGGCAGTGGGAATGGTATCAATATGGCAGCCAATAAGCATGCGGGGATCCGGTCGGCTTTGTGCTGGAATCCGGAAATAGCAAAACTGGCCCGTGAACACAATGATGCCAATGTGCTCGCCCTTCCGGCACGGTTCCTGACTGAAGAACAAGCCAGGGAAATACTCGAAGCATTTCTCGCTGCCAGATTTGAAGGTGGCCGACATGAAGAAAGAATACGTAAAATACCCCTTCATTCCTAA
- the rnc gene encoding ribonuclease III, with protein MYHQALTHKSFSQQQGNGAQSNERLEFLGDAVLGAVVADYLCTIFPDKTEGELTEIRAQVVKRDNLNRIALEMGIHELLIHETDSDLPSTSMAGNAFEALIGALYIDRGYKRTCKGIIHALVPTYIHPEEMGNWKKNAKSRILEWSQREKCAVQFRSKKQVTEDGKELFDVVVIVAGKVMGSATATSKKAAEFDAAHQALEKLEAKE; from the coding sequence TTGTATCACCAGGCGCTGACCCATAAATCGTTCAGCCAGCAACAGGGAAACGGTGCCCAAAGCAATGAACGGCTTGAGTTTTTAGGGGATGCGGTCTTGGGTGCGGTGGTTGCAGACTACCTGTGCACCATCTTTCCTGATAAGACCGAAGGAGAACTGACCGAGATTCGGGCGCAGGTGGTGAAGCGAGACAACCTCAACCGCATCGCACTGGAAATGGGAATTCATGAATTGTTAATCCACGAAACAGATTCCGATCTTCCATCCACTTCCATGGCGGGTAATGCATTTGAAGCCTTGATCGGTGCGCTCTATATCGATAGGGGTTATAAGCGAACTTGCAAAGGAATTATTCACGCATTGGTACCCACATATATCCACCCCGAAGAAATGGGCAACTGGAAGAAAAATGCCAAAAGCCGCATACTGGAATGGAGCCAACGGGAAAAATGTGCCGTGCAATTCAGGAGCAAAAAACAGGTTACTGAAGACGGGAAGGAACTGTTTGATGTGGTGGTCATCGTGGCCGGAAAGGTCATGGGTAGCGCCACCGCAACATCCAAAAAAGCCGCCGAATTTGACGCTGCCCACCAGGCACTCGAGAAACTGGAGGCAAAGGAATAA
- a CDS encoding IPExxxVDY family protein produces the protein MAKKKILTLDDDFDFLLAGISSPLKDYRLCWAVNRELNLTLERTEDLEIFPSARSEGNSFSFYTFDDPEDHVTYHIVCNRNAKGMLVPEAKQADYFLMVKGHMPEKRFREIIGKLKQIANVQMAFQLDPNELKSAQNLLI, from the coding sequence ATGGCCAAGAAAAAGATACTGACCCTGGATGATGACTTTGATTTTCTTCTGGCCGGTATCAGCAGCCCGCTTAAAGATTACCGTCTATGCTGGGCTGTGAACAGGGAACTGAACCTCACACTGGAAAGAACGGAAGACCTGGAAATCTTTCCCAGTGCCAGATCGGAAGGGAATTCATTTTCTTTCTATACATTTGATGATCCTGAAGACCATGTGACCTACCACATCGTTTGCAATCGAAATGCAAAGGGAATGCTTGTGCCCGAAGCCAAACAGGCAGATTACTTCCTGATGGTCAAAGGGCACATGCCGGAAAAAAGATTCAGGGAGATCATCGGTAAACTGAAACAGATCGCCAACGTGCAGATGGCTTTTCAACTGGATCCGAATGAATTGAAATCTGCACAAAATTTATTGATTTGA
- the fabF gene encoding beta-ketoacyl-ACP synthase II translates to MELKRVVVTGLGAVTPLGNTVSDYWNGLLNGVSGAAPISRFDASKFRTQFACELKGFDPLTYVDRKELKRLDPYSQYAMAATAQGVEDAGLNADGLDKDRIGVIWGSGIGGIDTFLHECIGFVEGGRVPRFNPFFIPKMIADIASGHISMRYGFRGPNFTTMSACASSTNALIDAFTYIRTGRSIAIVAGGSEAAINEAGVGGFNAMHALSERNDSPQTASRPFDLDRDGFVLGEGAGCVILEEREHALKRGAKIYAELVGAGMTADAHHITAPHPEGLGASNVMKQALEDAGMQADQIDYINVHGTSTPLGDIAEVAAIEKVFGDQAYKLNISSTKSMTGHLLGAAGAIEAIASILAVKNNMVPPTINHFTDDPAFDNRLNFTFHKPQEREVNAALSNTFGFGGHNASVIFKKFE, encoded by the coding sequence ATGGAGTTAAAGCGGGTAGTGGTAACCGGCCTGGGTGCCGTCACGCCTCTTGGTAACACCGTTTCGGATTACTGGAACGGTTTACTGAATGGGGTGAGCGGAGCTGCGCCTATTTCCAGGTTCGACGCATCAAAGTTCCGTACGCAGTTCGCATGCGAATTGAAGGGATTTGATCCCCTCACTTATGTGGACAGGAAGGAACTGAAGCGCCTGGACCCCTATTCGCAATACGCCATGGCGGCCACCGCACAGGGAGTGGAAGATGCCGGTCTGAACGCCGACGGTCTCGACAAGGACCGCATCGGCGTGATCTGGGGATCCGGCATCGGCGGAATTGATACCTTCCTTCATGAATGTATCGGATTTGTTGAAGGGGGCCGTGTACCTCGGTTCAACCCCTTCTTCATCCCCAAAATGATTGCGGATATCGCTTCGGGTCATATCTCCATGCGGTACGGATTCCGTGGTCCCAATTTCACCACCATGTCTGCATGTGCATCCTCAACCAATGCGTTGATCGATGCATTCACATACATCCGTACCGGCAGATCCATCGCCATTGTAGCGGGTGGTTCCGAAGCGGCCATCAATGAGGCAGGTGTAGGCGGATTCAATGCGATGCATGCCCTTTCGGAAAGGAATGACAGTCCGCAAACAGCTTCCCGCCCCTTTGATTTAGACCGCGACGGATTTGTTCTCGGTGAAGGTGCCGGATGTGTAATCCTGGAAGAAAGGGAGCATGCCCTGAAAAGGGGTGCGAAGATCTACGCGGAACTGGTTGGTGCCGGCATGACGGCAGATGCGCATCACATCACTGCACCGCACCCCGAAGGTTTGGGTGCCAGCAACGTGATGAAGCAGGCCCTGGAAGATGCCGGTATGCAAGCAGATCAGATTGATTACATCAACGTACACGGTACATCCACACCTCTTGGAGACATTGCGGAAGTAGCCGCCATTGAAAAAGTTTTCGGAGACCAGGCGTATAAGCTGAACATCAGTTCAACCAAATCGATGACCGGACACCTGTTGGGCGCTGCCGGTGCCATTGAAGCCATCGCATCCATCCTGGCGGTCAAGAACAACATGGTGCCTCCCACCATCAACCACTTCACCGACGACCCGGCCTTTGATAACAGGCTGAATTTCACTTTCCACAAACCCCAGGAAAGGGAGGTCAATGCCGCGCTCAGTAATACATTCGGATTCGGAGGACATAATGCCTCCGTGATCTTTAAAAAATTCGAATGA
- a CDS encoding toxin-antitoxin system YwqK family antitoxin — protein MIRKAYIILLFVLWCCAYVQAQGGANGYTKLYHPNGIVSSEGLMVNGQPEGVWKNYNEDGQLVSEGSRKNHQLDGVWKFYSDSGRIQMEVTYELGKKSGIRKMYDPKGRLTTSEMYKDDLKEGETISYFQTGEVQKIIPFENGKENGSGFEFDKDSTIITLWTYRKGFMVRQEKINRKDKQGRKQGKWKGFYENGELKWEADYKDDLLHGYYKTFTNKGKLIEIKKYEAGVEVKDAEELATKDVRLEYDENAHVKARGTYNESGQPDGVFQEFDENGVVTASTLYNDGVVLGKGIMDLGGIKQGPWEENYPDGTLKAKGTYKDGKRVGKWVYYYENGQVEQEGEYVDGQPNKKWQWYYKTGQLLREENFRRGKEDGPFVEYSDSGTVITKGDYIDGYKEGPWFYELEKYREEGSYKDGQRDGEWKHFHKNGELKFVGSYMLGIPVGKHKSYYPNKRLQEEGKYRDGKKVGKWIKYNEDGSVLLLTQYRNGAEVKFDGVKVKPDTPAYEDQ, from the coding sequence ATGATCCGGAAGGCTTATATCATCTTGTTGTTTGTCCTTTGGTGCTGTGCATATGTGCAGGCCCAGGGCGGCGCCAACGGATATACCAAGCTTTATCATCCCAATGGCATTGTATCCAGTGAAGGCTTGATGGTGAACGGTCAGCCCGAAGGGGTATGGAAAAACTACAACGAGGATGGCCAACTGGTATCCGAAGGAAGCAGAAAAAACCATCAACTGGATGGTGTATGGAAGTTTTACAGCGACAGTGGCCGCATCCAGATGGAAGTTACCTATGAGTTGGGAAAGAAAAGTGGAATCCGGAAAATGTATGATCCGAAAGGGCGGTTAACCACGTCGGAAATGTACAAGGATGACCTCAAGGAAGGGGAAACGATCAGTTATTTTCAGACCGGCGAAGTCCAGAAAATCATCCCTTTTGAAAATGGCAAGGAAAATGGATCAGGCTTTGAGTTTGACAAAGACAGCACCATCATCACCCTTTGGACATACCGGAAAGGATTCATGGTGCGCCAGGAGAAAATCAACCGAAAGGACAAGCAGGGCAGGAAACAGGGCAAGTGGAAGGGTTTTTATGAGAACGGTGAACTGAAATGGGAAGCAGATTACAAGGATGACTTGCTTCATGGTTATTACAAGACCTTTACCAACAAAGGAAAACTGATTGAGATCAAAAAGTATGAAGCGGGTGTGGAAGTGAAGGATGCAGAAGAACTGGCCACAAAAGATGTACGCCTCGAATACGATGAAAACGCACACGTTAAAGCGAGGGGTACTTACAATGAATCAGGCCAGCCGGACGGGGTCTTTCAGGAATTCGATGAAAACGGAGTGGTGACGGCTTCCACCCTGTATAACGACGGAGTGGTGCTTGGAAAAGGCATCATGGACCTGGGTGGAATCAAACAAGGACCATGGGAGGAAAACTATCCCGATGGAACCCTGAAAGCCAAGGGCACCTACAAGGATGGGAAAAGAGTTGGGAAATGGGTCTATTATTATGAGAACGGACAAGTTGAACAGGAAGGCGAATATGTGGATGGCCAGCCCAACAAAAAATGGCAATGGTACTATAAAACGGGCCAGTTGCTGAGGGAGGAAAACTTCCGGCGGGGCAAGGAAGACGGCCCCTTCGTGGAATACAGCGACAGCGGTACGGTGATCACAAAGGGTGATTATATTGACGGCTACAAGGAAGGCCCCTGGTTCTATGAACTCGAAAAGTACCGGGAGGAAGGAAGCTACAAAGATGGCCAACGCGACGGGGAGTGGAAACATTTTCACAAGAACGGTGAACTCAAGTTTGTAGGATCCTACATGTTGGGCATTCCCGTGGGCAAGCATAAATCATACTACCCCAACAAACGTTTGCAGGAAGAAGGCAAATACCGCGACGGCAAGAAAGTAGGAAAATGGATCAAGTACAATGAAGACGGATCCGTACTGCTGCTCACACAGTACCGCAATGGCGCGGAGGTCAAGTTTGACGGGGTAAAGGTAAAACCTGATACGCCGGCCTATGAAGACCAGTAA
- the nadA gene encoding quinolinate synthase NadA: MNTQIEEKGYLDVEVDPTMDLFAEIARLKKEKNAIILAHYYQDADIQDIADYVGDSLGLSQQAAATDADIILFAGVHFMAETAKILSPGKKVLLPDLKAGCSLADSCPPDAFKKFVDQHPGHVVVSYVNCSAEIKALTDIVCTSTNALQIIESIPEDQPIIFAPDKNLGAWLQKKSGRKMKIWDGSCMVHEIFSLEKIIGLKAQHPNAKFIAHPECEDAVLELADYVGSTTGLLKYAIRDEAKEFIVATESGILHQMHKEAPGKTFIPAPPDNACACNDCPHMKLNTLEKVYVCLKYEKPEIVLEENLRKKAEGSILRMLEISEKLGL, from the coding sequence ATGAATACGCAGATTGAGGAAAAAGGGTACCTGGATGTGGAAGTGGATCCGACAATGGATTTGTTCGCAGAGATTGCCAGGCTGAAAAAAGAAAAGAATGCAATCATTCTGGCGCACTATTACCAGGATGCGGACATCCAGGATATTGCCGATTATGTGGGCGACAGCCTCGGACTTTCGCAGCAGGCTGCTGCAACCGATGCGGATATCATTTTGTTTGCCGGTGTTCATTTCATGGCTGAAACCGCTAAGATCCTGAGTCCGGGTAAAAAAGTTTTGCTCCCTGATTTGAAAGCAGGTTGTTCGCTTGCCGATTCGTGTCCGCCGGATGCTTTTAAGAAATTTGTTGACCAGCATCCTGGGCACGTGGTGGTGTCTTATGTGAATTGTTCGGCCGAGATCAAGGCGTTGACGGACATTGTGTGCACATCCACCAACGCATTACAGATCATCGAAAGCATCCCGGAAGACCAGCCTATTATTTTTGCGCCTGATAAAAACCTGGGTGCATGGCTACAAAAGAAGTCGGGACGCAAGATGAAGATATGGGACGGAAGCTGTATGGTACACGAGATATTCTCCCTCGAAAAGATCATCGGATTGAAAGCCCAGCATCCCAACGCCAAATTCATCGCCCACCCCGAATGTGAAGATGCTGTTCTTGAACTGGCCGACTACGTAGGCTCCACCACAGGTCTCCTGAAATATGCCATCCGGGATGAGGCAAAAGAATTCATCGTAGCTACCGAATCAGGGATCCTTCACCAGATGCACAAGGAGGCACCGGGTAAAACCTTTATCCCTGCGCCACCCGACAATGCATGTGCGTGTAATGATTGTCCGCACATGAAGTTGAATACACTCGAGAAAGTGTATGTATGTTTGAAATACGAAAAACCTGAGATCGTTCTCGAAGAGAACCTTCGCAAAAAAGCGGAAGGTTCCATCCTGAGGATGTTGGAAATTTCAGAAAAATTAGGACTTTAA